Genomic window (Saccharothrix australiensis):
GACCTCCGAGTACACCTGCCCGGTGGTGACGTTGGCGTCCCCCGACAAATCCCGAGCCAGGAACCGCTCGTAGTGGCCGATGTCGAGGTCGGTCTCCGCGCCGTCGTCGGTGACGAACACCTCGCCGTGCTGGAACGGGTTCATCGTGCCGGGGTCGACGTTGAGGTACGGGTCGAGCTTCTGCATCGTCACCCGCAGACCACGGGAGGTCAGCAGCTGACCGAGGCTGGAGGCGGTGAGTCCCTTGCCCAGGGAGGAGGCGACGCCCCCGGTGACGAAAACGTGCTTGGTCGTACGTGCCTGAAGCACCAAGGAGGCTCCCCGTGGTCTGAAGTTCCGCAGGGCAACCGGCCCTGTCCACGGGCCCTAACGCTAACACGCCACCGGTGACCGAGCGCGCTGGTGGTCCGATGTCGCATCACTCGGATGGCCTAACCTCTCACACTCCTTCTCCCACGACCTCCCACGACCCGCCAACAGGACACCCTCCCAGACCGGATCGCCAGGTCTCCGACTCAACACCTCGACCTTGCCCCGCACCTCGACCGTGGCCCGGCCCCGACGCCCGACGCTCGCCCTCGGTTGTCCCGCCGCGCTTCGATCGCCTCGCCGCACTCCGATCGCCTCGCCGCACTCGACTTCGATCGCCTCACCGCGCTCGATCACCCGCCGGCCGCGCCCGCCGGCCACCACCTCCGCAGTCACCGGCCGCCACCTCGCCGGCCACCCTGTGCCGAACGCCGTGCGCCGGAATCCACCCAGCAATCGGGTCGCGGCGCATTCGATGGCAGCTCTTCCCAGTCAGGGGCAGCTTCTGCCTTGCGTCAGGGGCAGCTTCTGCCTTGCCTCCCAGGCCGTATCATCCGTGCCTCCCAGGCGCGTCGTCCGGCGTTCCCAGGCGGGCCGTCCGGCCGTCCTCGGCGCATCGTCCGGCCCTCCTCGATGAGGCGCTCCCTCGGCGCGTCGTCCGGCCTCATAGGTGCGGTGTTCGGGCGGGATAGATGGGTGTGCGGGCGGGGCAGCGGGGGGCTGAGGGGAATGGTTGTGGTTGGAGTGGGTTGTGTTGTGCCTTCGAGGGTGGCAAGGCGTGGAACGGCCTCCGGGTTGGCCGAGGCGTGGGGCGCCGTAGTCGTGTCCGTTTATTTACGGCAACGAACAGCGGGCTCGGGAAGTGCCGAATCTGAGGGCGATTAGCGATATCGGGTGACTCGGAACAGCGCAGAACGCCATTCACTACGCGCTGCCGAAAACGAAAAATGCCATTCGTCACTCGATCGCGCCGATTGCCCGCACCGATCACGCCGGCCCAGCCCCCGCGGACCACGCCGACCGCGAGACCACCGCCCATCACCCGACCACCCCCGGAGCGGCGGACTCCGCGTTGCCGCCCACCCCGTACCGCCCCGACTTCCCCTCCAACTGCTCCCGCAAAGCCAGCACCACGACCACCCGCCCCGCCGCGGTCCCCGCGTTGTCCACCGTCGACAGGACCGACGTCGCCGCCGTGTCCGCCCGCACCACCCCGACCGCCCCGCTCCCCTCGGCCGACCCGTCACCACCCGCCAGCACCACCCCCGCCCCCGACCGGTCCAGTTGGGTCGCGAAGCGCCCCACCACCGCCGCCCGGTCCCCCGCCGAGTCACCCTCCACCGCGCCCCCGGTCAGCACGACCGCCAGCTGAGCCGCCCGCAACCCCGGCGACACCGTCACGAACCCCGCCGACGCCAGCCCCGTCAGCGCCGCCGCCGCCTCGTCCGGCCCGGACTGCGGCTGACCGGTGTCCTTGTTCACCAGCAGCACCGCGCCCAGCAACCCGCCGGCCCGCGTCCCCGGATCGGCACCCGTCGGCAACTGCGTACCCGCCGGCTGCAAGCGGGCCACCAGGTCCCGCAACTGGTCGGCCTTGCGCGGATCGGTGAAGGAATCCGTCAGCTGCACCTCACCGGTCACCGTCGCGCCCGACGCGCGCAAGAGTTCGGCCAACGCGTCGCGCTCGCCCGGTTCCGCGTCGGCGGTGGTCACCAGCACCACCGTCCGCTCGGCCAACGTCCCCTTCACCGCCAACGGCCCGATCGACTTCGCGAACCGGTCCGCCTCGGCGAGTTTCGCGGTCAACCCGGTCCGCTCCGCCCGCAGATCCGCGACTTCCTCGCCCAACGCCGAATTGTCGTCGGTCAGCCCGGACAACAACCGGCCGCTGATCGCCGTCGAACCGAGCACCACGCCCACGGCCAACGCCAGGAAAACCGCGGTGAGCGAAACGATGTGGTAGCGCATGGAAATCATGAGAAGAACCCCTTGAGCCAGTCGAAGCCGGACCGGAAAACGTCCACCGCCATGTCGACGTACACCTGCCCCACCCCGGACACCGCCAGCGCCGCGCCCATCGCCACCACGGCCGACAGCACCAGCAGGGACACCGCCCCGAACGACACCCGGCTGCGGTGCAGGGCGGCGACCGCCTCGCCGTCGACCAGCTTGCCGCCCAGCTTGAGCCTGGTCAGGAACGTCGACGGGGTGGAGCCCGAGTTGCCCCGGTCGAGGAACTCGCGCAGCCCGGCCCGCAGGCCGACCGTCACGACCAGCGCCGCGCCGTGCGCGTCGAGCAGGAGCAGCGCCAGGTCCTCCGCGTTGCCCGACGCCGGGAACGTCACCGCGCCGATGCCCAGGTCCTGGATGCGCTCCAGGCCGGGCGCGTGGCCGTCGGTCTGCGCGGGCACCACGACCTCCGACGCGGCCCTCAGTGCCTCCGTGCCGATGCCGTCCGGGTCGCCGACGATGATGTCGGGCCGGTACCCGGCGGCGTGCAGGGTGTCCGCGCCCGCCTCGACGCCGACCAGCACCGGCCGGTGCTCGCGGACGTACTTGCGCAGCCCGCGCAGCTCGTCGGCGGCGTGCCGGGGGCCGCCCGCGACGACCAGCACCTGCCGGCCGCGGAGCGGCACGTACACCTCGGGGACGCCGATGCCGTCGAGGAGCAGCGCGCGTTCCCGCCGCAGGAACTCGATGGTGTTCGCGGAGAACGCCTCCAGCTGCGCCGCCATGCCCGCCTTGGCCTCGATCATCGCGTCGGCGACCGACTCGGCGGTCTGCTCGACGCCCCGCGCGACCTCCCGGTCGCCGACGTACACCGCCCCCGCGTGCAGGCGGACCTTCTCGCCGTCCTTCAGCTCGCGCAGGACGCCCGTGCCGACGCCGTCGACCAGCGGGACGCCCGCCGCGACGAGCAGCTCGGGGCCGAGGTTGGGGAACCGCCCGGAGATGGACGGCGACGCGTTGACCACGCCCACCACCTCGGCGCCGACCAGAGCCTCGGCGGTGCGGCGGTCGAGGTCGACGTGGTCGAGCACGGCGACGTCGCCGGGGCCGAGCCGGCGCAGCAGGTCGCCCGTGCGGCGATCGACCCGCGCGACGCCGGTGACGCCCGGCGGTTCGTGGTTCGTGCGGCTGAGCAACCCGGAGAACTTCATGGCCCGATGGTGACCCACCCCGCCGTCGGCGCCGGGCTAACACGCCGTGCGGTCGGGGCAGGTCAGCCGGGGTGCTGATCCACAGTGGACGCACTACACCCGGACGGGGGACGTCGGTCGCCCAGGTGGTCGACCACCGCACACCGGCGGCGGTCGGGCCGGGCCGAGTGGTCCGGCCGAGCAGTCAGAGCCGAGCAGCCGGGCCGAGCAGCCAGGGCCGAGCAGCCGGGGTCACCGAGCCCGGTCGTCGCCCGTCGGCGGCTCGGTCTCCTCCGGCAGCACGGCCACCGCGATGCCGAACGGCGGCGTGTCGTCGTCGCCCTCGCCGACCCGGTGCACCACCGCCCCGGCGGTCCGGGGCGCGGACCGCCGGGAGTGCATGAGCACCGTCGCCACGACCGCCGCCACCACGGACACCACCAGCAGCCACAGTCCCTCGCCGTACCGGTAGTCGATGAAGGACCGCGCCTCGCCGACCGGTCGAGCCGACGCCCAGATCACCATGAACGTCGTCCACACCGCACCGGCCAGCAGACCGGTCGCGCCGACCGCCGTGTACCGGGCCGCCGACCGCTGGTGCTCGGGCAGCACGACCAGCGCCGCCGCGATCACCAGCAGCAGGGCCGCGATCACGATCGGCACGCCGAGCTGCGCGGGCCGGACGGCGGCGGCCACCTCCGCGGGCTCGGCGACGATGGTCCACCCGGTCGTGGTCAGGCCGAACCGGGCGGGCTCGGCCGACGCGCCGATCCAGCTCAGCGGCAGGAACGTCCCGACGACCGCCAGCGCCGCCGCGACCACGGCCAGCAGGACGCCCGCCGTCCGCCTGCTCACCTCTTCTTCTTCCGCCGCACCACCGGGGCGCTCGCCTTGTCCGCCTTGGCCGCCGCCAGCAGCTCCTCGGCGTGCGCGCGGCCGGTGTCCGTGGAGTCCATGCCCGCCAGCATGCGCGCCAGCTCGACGACCCGCTGCGCCTCGTCCAGCACCCGGACGCCGCTGCGGGTCAGCACGCCGTCGGCGGTCTTGTCCACCACCAGGTGCCGGTCGGCGAACGCGGCGACCTGCGGCAGGTGCGTGACCACGATGACCTGGTGGCTGCGCGCGAGCCGGGCCAGCCGCCTGCCGACCTCCACCGCCGCGCGCCCGCCGACACCCGCGTCGACCTCGTCGAACACCAGCGTGGGCACCGGGTCGGAGTGCGACAGCACGACTTCGAGCGCCAGCATCACGCGGGACAGCTCGCCGCCGGACGCGCCCTTGTGCACGGGCAGCGCGGGCGCGCCGGGGTGCGCGATCAGCCGCAGCTCCACGTCGTCGACGCCGGACTCGCCCGCGTGCAGCAGCCGCCCGCCCACCGACAGCGCCTGCGGGTCGCTCGCGTCGGCGGTCCGCGGCCGCACCGCGACCTCCACGGTGGCGTGCGGCATGGCGAGCCCGGTCAGCTCCTCGGACACCGCCCTGCCCAGCTCCTCGGCCGCGGCGACGCGCTCGGCGGTGACCTGCTCGGCGTACCCGGCCAGCTCGACGGCCAGCGCGTCGCGGCGGGCGGCCAGCGCGGCCAGCGCCTCGTCCGACGTGTCCAGCCCGGCCAGCCGGGCCGCCGCGTCGGTCGCCCAGGCGATCACGCCGTCCACGTCGGCGGCGTACTTGCGGGTCAGCGACTTCAGCTCGGCCTGGCGGGCGAGCACCTGCTCCAGCCGCGCCGGGTCCGCGTCCAGGTGCTCCAGGTAGGACGCGATCTCCGCGCCCACGTCGGCCAGCAGCGTCTCCGCCTCGACCAGCCGGGGCTCCAGGTCGCGCAGCTTCGGGTCCTCGGAGCCGCCCAGCCGGCGGCGGGCCTCGCCGATCAGCCCCAGCGCGCCGGGGCTGTCCGGGTCGCCGTCGGGCGAGCCGCTGACCGCGTACTGCGCGCCGGTCGCCGTCTCCCGCAACTGGTCGGCGTCGGCCAGCCGGCGGGCCTCGTCGTGCAGCTCGACGTCCTCGCCGGACCTGGGCTCGACGGCGTTGATCTCGGCCAGGCC
Coding sequences:
- a CDS encoding copper transporter codes for the protein MISMRYHIVSLTAVFLALAVGVVLGSTAISGRLLSGLTDDNSALGEEVADLRAERTGLTAKLAEADRFAKSIGPLAVKGTLAERTVVLVTTADAEPGERDALAELLRASGATVTGEVQLTDSFTDPRKADQLRDLVARLQPAGTQLPTGADPGTRAGGLLGAVLLVNKDTGQPQSGPDEAAAALTGLASAGFVTVSPGLRAAQLAVVLTGGAVEGDSAGDRAAVVGRFATQLDRSGAGVVLAGGDGSAEGSGAVGVVRADTAATSVLSTVDNAGTAAGRVVVVLALREQLEGKSGRYGVGGNAESAAPGVVG
- the steA gene encoding putative cytokinetic ring protein SteA — encoded protein: MKFSGLLSRTNHEPPGVTGVARVDRRTGDLLRRLGPGDVAVLDHVDLDRRTAEALVGAEVVGVVNASPSISGRFPNLGPELLVAAGVPLVDGVGTGVLRELKDGEKVRLHAGAVYVGDREVARGVEQTAESVADAMIEAKAGMAAQLEAFSANTIEFLRRERALLLDGIGVPEVYVPLRGRQVLVVAGGPRHAADELRGLRKYVREHRPVLVGVEAGADTLHAAGYRPDIIVGDPDGIGTEALRAASEVVVPAQTDGHAPGLERIQDLGIGAVTFPASGNAEDLALLLLDAHGAALVVTVGLRAGLREFLDRGNSGSTPSTFLTRLKLGGKLVDGEAVAALHRSRVSFGAVSLLVLSAVVAMGAALAVSGVGQVYVDMAVDVFRSGFDWLKGFFS
- the recN gene encoding DNA repair protein RecN; the protein is MLAEMRIQGLGVIDEATLELAEGFTVVTGETGAGKTMVVTGLHLLGGGRAEASRVRNGADRAVVEGRFQAPAGSPAAKVAEEVGGEADEDGSVIAIRTVGSDGRSRAHLGGRSVPVGVLSELAEQLLAVHGQNDQLRLLRPTEQRAVLDRFAGDDVAAPLRKYRKIRDEWLRVANELTERTERARELAREADLLRHGLAEINAVEPRSGEDVELHDEARRLADADQLRETATGAQYAVSGSPDGDPDSPGALGLIGEARRRLGGSEDPKLRDLEPRLVEAETLLADVGAEIASYLEHLDADPARLEQVLARQAELKSLTRKYAADVDGVIAWATDAAARLAGLDTSDEALAALAARRDALAVELAGYAEQVTAERVAAAEELGRAVSEELTGLAMPHATVEVAVRPRTADASDPQALSVGGRLLHAGESGVDDVELRLIAHPGAPALPVHKGASGGELSRVMLALEVVLSHSDPVPTLVFDEVDAGVGGRAAVEVGRRLARLARSHQVIVVTHLPQVAAFADRHLVVDKTADGVLTRSGVRVLDEAQRVVELARMLAGMDSTDTGRAHAEELLAAAKADKASAPVVRRKKKR